TCAGCTCAGGATGACCCTCTGATATTTCACAGCAGCCAGGATTTGGATCCAGGAAATTTCCCTTGGAAATACACTGATATGCTACCAATAGTCTGAATCTtaaccccaaatcctcccttcATTTGCATGATCCTCGTTCAGTCACGAAGAGCATTGGCCGAAGTTAAatctagaatcacagaatcgaatggtttgggttggaagggacctcaaagcccatccagttccaaccagggacacctcccactggatcaggggctccaagccccatccagcctggtcttgaacacctccagggatggggcagccacgtcttccctgggcaacctgagccagggcctccccacccttattgtgaagaatttcttcctaatatctagtctaaaccttcccccttccattGTAAAGGCATTAAACCTGTTAATATAAAGAATGTAACTGCTGGGTTTTGGCAAGCTAATGATCATTGTTGGTCCCAAAGGAGCTGAGCTGCCTTGGGGAATTCATTCATCCTTTCCAGTCTGTCCATCTTTCCCAGCTGACCACAAACCACATCCTACACAGGTATCCCCAATCTGGaactttatttataaaatgacTCATACAGGGACACACAGTCCTGAACCACTTCAGTTTGACAGGGCAAAATCACTAAGGCAGGGCACAGCGAGACCTCTGAAGATGACTGGAGCTAATTTGCCAGGGGCTGGTTTGTAGATGCGAAGCCTCTTTATGTGCTGCTTTAGGGAACAAGCTCGTGTTCTTACATTGCCAAGTAAATGCCAATGAATGCCACCATGCTATGTACAGACTTTAATAAGAACTTCTCCCCTAAATTAGATGGAGGAGATGAAAATGGCTTGGCAAAATGATGTGACCTCAGAAAGTATCCTCAGAAATCTCTGGAGCAACTCAAGCAGGGATACCCATAAGTTATCAAGAGGGCTGCCTCCatctctctgctcctctccttccaGGTAAACTAAAATCCACAGAGTGGGATATACTTTTTTCTGGGGCTACATTTAGATCATTCCTGCCAGCCATGGTGGAAGGAAGAGACCAACAGTTCCTAGCAAGCACACAATGATGAACATCCAGAGGAAGATCCTGTCAATGACCATTGCAACATACTTCCAGTCTTCCTTCACCTGGGAACACAACAAGGACAGGCcaattattaataattatttgaGATTAAAACTACATTAAGAAGATTATTAACAGTTTATTccaaaaaatgacattttaatttaagtCCAGAGATAGGAAGGGAATGTCTTGCTTACATTTAGTGGTCTCATTTGATGGCAAAGGTTTATTCTCTCAGTCATTAATGTGGGAGACAGATTCCCAGACTGCGTGGGTGTGAATGTGCAATTGCAAACTCTATTCACATCTCTCCAGGGATGACATATGCCATAATGTAGCTCCTCTGCACACTCACTATCTTGTTTTCCATGAGCAACAGCTGTAACTGGGTGTGTAAATGAGGCAGAAATTCAAActgggcagggagggggtgaAGAAATTGCTCATTTCCCCATGCTCGTAAATAGATTTGCTTGCAGATAATGAAGCcaaactctttctgtgaaaggaTTTAGAGCTCTGGGTGAGTAAGCAGTGAAAATGAACCAGCAAATGAGAGAACTGGTCGTATTCACTCTGCTTTTCCCCACTTTTGTCTTGCTGCGGGAGGATTTTCCAGCAATTCCTCTCTGGAGAGGTCTAGTACTTATTAATACCATCAGGCAAGAACTGTAAATGGCTATTTCATTAAGAAAGAAACCACATACATATGAAAACCTCTTTTATTACACTGCtgttattaatttctttccagGAAGATGACTGATCAGATGGTAAAGTTTTATTTGATATGGCTGTACCCATTATAATTTCCTACAATATCTCCCTTGGTGATTAATAGACCCAAGGGATGGAATTTGGCACACTGCCTCGCTCTTAAGGGAAAACATCTCAGTGGGAGTGAGCTCAGACTTCTTCAGTGCAGCATGTTAGGGGTGTgatgtgaggaggaggaggcagcaaagCTGAGGCTAATCTTGACTGGGGCTGCTTTAGTGCATCCACCAGTCTGCTACTGTGAGCAAACAGTGCTTGAATCTGTCACATACACAGGGCTGTAGCAGTGTGAAAAGCCCAGTGCACTAATAATAGAATACAATAGGAGAAGACTTTATATTCATTTTAAACAGATAATAACAAGGGAGTAGCCCAGAACAGTAGGTATGAGCTAAAAGAAATGGGGAAATGAAGCACACACTGGAGACCATAGCATATTTCCCttgaatttgttttctgaacaaAGCTTCTTAACTTTCAGGAATACCTGAACGTTTGCAAAAGCGTAATAAtcagttaaatattttcatacaaCGGATAATCCTATTCCCTTTAAAAACAGCACCAAGTTAAGCAAGTCTTTATTATTCAGTAGACAGAGGTAAACAACTGAGGTTCATCCAGAAGCTTGTTATCTTCTTGGAGAAaaacagttggacttgatctcaaaggtgttttccaacctagtgattgcatgattctatgaaaccatgTTGGTTTACGTCTGTGCAGCCCTTAGCACAGTAATTTAGAGATGGATGAGGGAGAGTAAAAGAAACAGTGACCCTTGAAAAAGAATTCTCTCATCCCAAGGTAGGATCTCAGTGGATAACTCCCCTTTGCTGTACATTTTCCAATCTACTCATTACTTGCTGAGAGCTGGAGTGAGTCTCATTCTTATAACTCCTGGTGAGAAGGCCAGCTAAGCAAGCTCTGGATGCTTGTGTTCATGGGATTAGTGCTTCATGATTCAACCGATGtgtaaagaaaatctgaaatttaCCATCCGTTGTCCAGCTGGAAAGTTGGATTGAGTAAATACTGCCCTGTCCTGgcaaaataagcttttttttttgagtatcCATGCTAGTAAAAGTGACTGCTTGATCactcagagagaagaaatgaacTAGATgagtttctttttcagaaaagaagggggaaaCAGGATAAGAGGAATAACTTGAGAAGTTCAACAGAACTTCGCTTTCAAATGCAATAGTCTACGCCTGAATACTCAGCCCATCTTGCAAATGATGGCTGGGAGTGCATCAGATGTTTGTAAAATCAATATCCAGGTTCAGACCGAGAGCACAGAAGGGTGAAATTGGAAATTATGGAGagataatgacaaaaaaaaaaaatcagaatgaaaagaaatttatctggatttttgttttggtttgttttctggcAGTGCTGTAGCTTTTCCCTGATTTCCAGCACCTGACATGGAGCATGATCCACAGAGGCCTCTCTGACAACATCTCTGCAGCTGCCAACATCTGCCACCCCAACCCCTGAGCTCTATTTTGATTAGTTTTTAGAAGCTCAATCAAAACTATTTTTGGGAAAGGATCAGGGGCAGGTACCAGCTGGCTTCCACACTCCAAATTCCCGAAAGGCAAGGGAGCTTGCAGCTCTTCCCTGGTCCAGCTCCTTGCAGGTCTgggaagcaggagcagggcatCCTATCCCAGGATCTGAGCGGAGAGCTGAGGTGCCTTGGTGACCTCTGATCCCCAGAACCCAAAGCCTGCAGTGCAGATTACAGCACTCATGAGTGATTTTGTTGtactttgttaaaaataaaccgGTGAGATTATCCCATGTTCCCTCCCCCCTCAGTTCCATTCTCTCCCATTTTATATTTAAGCTGTCTCCAAAGTACTTATTAGAGTCGGCCAGAGATGCACATAGTCAAGGCTTTTCAGGGCTGTTGGTGTCTGAGTCGTTTGGCTTGTGTGTGACATGCAGCTTGTTTCGCTCCTCAGGCTGTAATTAATTTCTAATGACATTTCTATCATGTGCAGGGACAATTCAGTCTTGCATTTTTCCCAACATACCATTGTGCTGGCATTGTTTGCAGATATCTTTTTGCAACAAACAGCTGCCTCTTGCATTTCCCAATTTCTTTCCGCTGAAGCACTTAATTAAATGAgctatttacttttaatttagAAGCACTGCCCCTGTGGCAATGGTGCTttagaagaaagagaggaactTCAAAAGCAGCTCTGTTCTCATTCTGGGAAGGTGCATGTCTCTGAAAATATTACCTAGCAGACAGCAAGCCATCTCTCAGGGGCTGTAGCTGCAGCAGAGGTGCCTGCTGAAAGATTTGTTGAAGACTTCCATGAAGAAATGCCACAATTTGATTTTAGGATGAAAGCAGATTTCCGAGTACTGATTTTTCCCCCCAGTATATTCTCCTTTCATTAGATCAGTTCTGCTCCTTACAATAAATTTCAGTTCCAGAAGATGATATTTCCTTCTTTGCCACTTCCACCTgcagaaaaaatgtgttttccactGGACTTTACTTGgatccagaaaaagaaaatactatggGCTCAGGCCAGGCTCAGCAATCGTTCCCCCAAATCTGAAAAGCCAACCCTGGCTTCCAGTGCCAACCACAACTACTGTGAAAGAGCAGAAACCTGCGGGCAGGTTTGCAGGCTCTTCCTGGGGAGCCTGGTGCATCGGTGGTCCTGGGGGTGACCCTTATCTGCTCATTGTTGGATGTTTTCCTGGTGTCTTTGCAGCCTGGGCTGGCAGGAGGTCTGGTCAGAGCCCTCAAAactgttccttttcttctgcttctgatgtCTAGTGCCGTAAGTAGCTTTCTCCTCAGTATAATTGCTTTGTTTCAAAAAGGAAGAGCAGTGGAAGGTATAAAAAGACAATCTGTGGCTTCTGaagactgttttcattttaaaggaagTTGCAATCATGGATTAAAAGGAAAGAATCCAAGGTATTTATTGATTCAGTTCTTGATAATATCAACAAGCTCAGCAGAAAGAGAATCAGTTGAAATGGGAAGTATTGTTGGTGTAATAGTCTTTCATTTACACCACAGGGAAACAAATGAGTTAAAAATCAACTGACTTCCACTTTACTTGTGATTATTGCTAAGAGGAGAGAGCAGAGTTTAATTCCTGCAGTCCTACTGTGCCTGTGAAGTGCTTCAGCCCCGCAAAAGAGTGCTGGGCTGTCAAGTAATGAAAACAGGGATTCACAGCCCATCTCTACCACGGATTTGTTCTGTGACCTTGAACAGGTCGCCTCATGTCTGTATTTTGGCTGTCACTCCTCAACACGAGGAATAAACAGTTACTTCCTCAAAGGGATGTTGTGAAGTGAAATACATTAAAGAACAGAGACCTCTCAGACTGCGGTACCAGAGAGTATATAAATGGACAGCAGCATTTAAtcttttgttgctgctgctaaGTGCTCAGTGCtgtgaaaaatgcaaatataaagATACTTTCCATGCCCAGGAAGCCTTGCATAAAAGCACTATGGCTTGCCTTGCTCTAAATCTTGAGATAACCAAACTGTAAGGACAGCTGAAAAAGTACTTTTTGCTGACAGATCCCTCTAGGAGAAGCTAGATAAGACTTGTCTTTAGCAAGAATCCTGACTTCAAGTTATCTTGTGGCATCCTTTGTTATGGCCATGATTAGCCAGCACGCTGTATCCATAGCATCGCAGGGGAGGAGCTACAAGAGGTGTGAGAGGATGTGGCATTCATACACTCATTACCATCCCTATTAAAAGGAATTCTTTCAGCttctattttccttctctatttGTAGCCATATTTACCCCTTCAGAGAAAGTGTGAAATTTGTTTGTCCACCCACCTTCCCGCACAGAGCCACCTGCTCCAGAGGAAGTCCACTAATGAGGAACCGCATCACGTAGAGCTAAACATACCCCACAATGTGCCCACGCTACGATGAGCTTCCCACATCCACAACCTATTTGGAGAATTTGCCTTCCCAGGCTCAGTAGCCAGAGTCAAAGCTTAATAGAAAACAGAGAGTGTGAATTCCCCGTCTGTCAGAGCCTTCTCTATAATTAATAAGCCTGCTATGCTCCCACCAGATGACTCCTTTCTTGGGTCTCTCTCACAATCTTAGCTGTTTCCTTCCTACCTACCAACTTACTCCTGTTTTCTGCTGGAGAATCAGGGCTGTTCTAGAGCAGCTTCATCTGCCTTTGGTTCATCAGGCTGCTTGGTTTATCTGCCTGCCACAATCCCAAAGAAAACTCTCCAGCTGTGCCAATGTGTTCAAAAGGCATGAAGACAAGGACGGCTGAACCTACACGAGCAAGCGTTTTCTCTGCGTAGCCCCCGGGTCTGGTGGGGCTTCCTTAACAGCTATTTTTTACATACCCAAGGAGAGCAAAGTAAGTGAGCGTACTTACTGAGAAATCCGCATCTTCTGCTTGCAGGTGGTCTGCGATGTAGTGTACCCCTTCCACTGCCAGCTTCATAGCTGGGGACATCAAGAGGAGATGTTGCTCTTTGGCGCTGTGACTCTTGCTCCCTTGAGCTGGTTTGCCAGCTGCCTCGCTCTTTTTGCATTTACACTTGCACTGAGGGGGTTTGTGTTGGGGCTGCTCTTCATTTAGCTGGCACCGCTGGGATGCTGGAGAGCCAGTGGATTGGCCGTTGGTCTGGGATGAGTCCTCCTGGAGGTAGCAATACTGGATGCTCCGGGACCTGCAACGGATACTCCCTTCCTCTGCCTTATTTGGGCTGTACATCTGCTGAACACTTAATGATCGGCCTTTTGAGATGGAGGCGGTCTGGGTGTCGCTCAGGGGGTGGCATGAGGGTTGTGGAGAGGAACAGGTCACTTGTACAGGCTCTGGGTGCAGGACTGAGTATTGCTCAGAAGGGGATTTGCAGATAGGCTGAGGTTTGACTGGCTCCTCGAGGTGGGCACAGAAGGAAGATGTGGGTGATGGCTCATTACTCTGAGGGCTGGGAGAAGATGAGGTAGTGAAGTTGGGCTCCAGGTCAGTCTCAGACCAAAGCCTTGGCGTATTGGTTATTTTGTGCATGGATTCAATGAGCTTCTTGCAGTTGTCTTTGACTGTGGAGGGGCGTTTCATGAAGAGGAGGCGTGGAACAATGTCAAGAAAGATCCTCCTCACCCAGTCAGGCATCGTGTGTGTACGTGGGGAACGATGGTGCACGTTGAGCACAAAGACAGTGATGATGATAGACAAGGTAACAAATATCATGGTGAAGAGAAGATACTCTCCAATCAGGGGAATGACCAAGGAGGTAGACGGGATGATCTCTGTGATGAGCAGCAGAAACACAGTGAgggacagcagcacagagatgcACAAGGTTATCTTCTCCCCACACTCGGAGGGCAGATAGAAGACCAAGACAGTCAGGCAGGAGATCAGCAGGCAGGGGATGATCAGGTTGATTGTGTAGAACAGCGGCAGCCTCCGGATAATGAAGGAGTAAGTTATATCGGGGTAGATCTCTGTGCAGCATTCATATTTCTTGCTGTTGTAATTGCCCACAGCGTTGATGATGACCCATTCCCCACTCTCCCAGTAATCCAGCTGGTCCACATGACTGTGCATGCTCACCAAGTCTATTTTGGCTTTATCATAGGTCCAGGAGCCAAACTTCATTGTGCAGTTTTGCTGGTCAAAGGGGAAGAAGGTAACATCGATGCTGCAGGAGCTTTTATAGATAGCAGGGGGCATCCATTTAATTCTCCCATCATAGAAGAGGTGAGCCTTGGTCAGGTGGGTGACTGCAAAGTCGCCGTCAGCACTGAGAAATGCAAGAGATAAAAAAGACTAAGGTTTCTCTGGGAATTCTCAACTCTGTTAAAGAAATGGAACATAAAATATCTGGCTTCCAAAATGTCACTTGGGGCACCTGGGAGATGCAACATACACATCATATGCAAACACCAGCTCCATCCAATCTATCTTTTTTAAACTCAGTTGGCTCATACAAGCACTGAATTTGCATGCACACCTGAGCCCTCACCTTGTGAAAGTTGGGTCCTTGAGGTGAATACACATAAATTTTCCTTGAAGGTGTCCCATAAATGCCCTGTCAAGGGTTGAGTTTGCTTTAGAGAGGTGGGAGGAGCCCCTATCAGGTGCTGTGGCTGCGGGCTCTGCAGAATTAATTGTGACAGCTGCTAGAAATGAAACAGTGTTGGGTAATCGTTCAGTCTCTTACATGGAAAACAGCAAGAACATCCTGTTAATAGGAATAATGAAAGTTAATATCTCGATTCCTCATTCAGGAGGAGAGCTGCCTCTTAAGGTGTCTTCCTACAGGGACTCTCAACTGGAGTCTGTGTGCTGGTATAAGACGAATAGATAACAACCCAAGGTTTTAGACCAGAAAGCCATTTTCCAGACAGTGAAAGAGCTGTTGTATAAACAGCATTTTGGTTTTTGCTTCAGATCTCCTTTTCTCAGCTCAGGAGATCAAAAAAGGCAACAGAAGAGGTAAGTGTACTGGGGATTGGAGGGAAGAAAGAGCACCAGTGAATGCCATACCTGGGCTGTAATAGCATTGGAGAAAGGAGGGGGACTGATTAACTCTGGGAATgggatccccatccctggagacagtCCTGTCCTCTGCCTGCATCACCAGCCACagttcctctccttcctcacacccacagctctgctgctacACATTAACCTGAACCTGCTCCTTGTCCTGGTGCATGGAGGTCCCAGAAATAAATTGGCTCATTAATACAGTCAATTTGCACAGCAGGTAATTAATGTCCTGCATGGATATGCCATGCCCTGTTCCTCCACTTCTCTCAGTGATGAGATATGTAGACTGTGACACTTAAATTCCATGTTAGGGGACAAGTCCACAGACACCTTCTCTACAGCAACATCCTTCTTCCAGGCAGTATATGCAGGATCTGCAGCCAGCTTAAACAGAGGCAAAACTGATGCATACAGAGCTGCACAAGTGACGTATCTCCTTGTTCAAATAGTCATCATGATGAAGACCGGGTGTACGAATGAGAAAATTAAACCTTGACCTGAAAGTGAGCCAAGCCCCTACACCCACAGCCCCTTTGTGCAATGGTTGGCTGAAACTTCCAACCCTTTCCCTCCCTTGATCTCTGTTTGCAGAGAGAGGATTTTAGTATCCTTGGACAGTCACATCCTGCATCAAACGCCCTGGTTCAAGCAGCCTTAAAATGTGAGTGACCTTTGGGtagaactgcatttttttttttttttcatcctgagCAAATGTTTGAAAGGTTGAAATCCCAGTTGAGAAAAACAAGTGGAATCTGTTTGTAGAGCAATGTCCTCAAGTCTAGGCACAGGAATAGAGAAAAGAGCATCCAAGAAGGAAGCAGGGAGTTAGGGATCATCTTACACACCTGCCTCAAGCCACTGCAGAGCTCAGGATATGGAGGAAGAAGTCTGTTGAGTTATGCTGGATGGCAAACATCAACACTGCTAAACAAAGGGGAAGCTGAGCAGGGCAGAGAGAGCTTTCACTAAAAACTTGAGATGAATTATTCAGGCTGATACAGATAGAAAGCTCTCTGCTCCTGCCCAGCCCTCCTGCCTGGAGCTGATCCAGCCTGCAGACGCTTTCCCTGCAGTCGGCAAAGTCCCTTGGCCCTTCTCTGCTGCCTCAGTGCTCAGATATACTGTGACAGGAGCCATTCAGTGACAGGGTGCACAGGGGTCACaactctcctcttcctcaccagCACCAGCATAAACAGTATGGGGACAATCCAGAGGGGTTCCTTAAGCCACTGAAGGCAGAGGAACCTCCCCAAGCATATTTCTTTAGGAGAACATCCATAATTCATATgcaacagggggaaaaaaaagagactgatGTTTCTTATTGCCCTGTGAAGCATCATTGTCAGTCCATGACCACGCTGGCTTCCAGTGAGACTGGAGTAGTGCTGCTTCTTTTGAGAAACAGGAAGGATCTGGAACTTGGTGAACTGTCTTGGCTAATAGTATCTGAGCAGGGATGGCAACTGCTCCCAGCTCCCAAGATTTCAGCCCTGATCCTTGCCTTTTGAGACAGTTTGCCAGGTTGACTGCATACATGGAAAGATAAATTCAGAATTACTGTTTGTGCTGGAGAACTGGTCCAAAGGAGGGTGATGAATGTTATCTGAATGTGATCTGATGAACGCGATCCAAAGGAGGGTGATGAAtaactcaccttccctggaggtgtttaaggcacaggtggacgaggtgctgaggggcatggtttagtgcttgataggaatgtttggactcaacgatccagtgggtctcttccaacctggttattctatgattctattatctAAGAGCTGGAcaacctcccataggaggacaggctaagaaagttcaggttgttcagcctggagaagagaaggctccagggagaccttagagcagtttccagcactgaaaggggctccagggaagctgaagaggggctctttatcagagagggcagggggtgtgaaactggatgggctttgaggtcccttccaacccacaccattctatgattcttttttgtttctataaTAGAAAGCCTTTGCTTTTTGTGGCAGATTTtggcaaaaaaccaaaagaacgCAAAAGGACCTAGAGCATTTTGACCTATGAATTGGACATCTTCTAAACctttaaaatgtccttttttgaCATGGAAGCTAAAAATATGTACAAACCCAGACTGCTGCTCCAAAGGGGTCAAGGCAAAACCACCATCATGTTTTACTcccatgaaaacaaaaccaggcaaCAGCATTATCCTGTGCAACTCCTTTCATACCTCTTCTTTATTAAATCTAATTTACACTCCAGGACCACCTGCTTTGGATGAAaaccatcttttcttttctcctgggTTTTGCCTGCCCTCTCAAGCCAGACTAAGACAAGAAACAAGCACAAGTGACAGTCTGTGTTTGCTGTTCTCAGTGGCTTTCTTTCTAATTCTCAAGAGGAATTGGAAATCCAGTTCTGCATTTAATGAGATCTCTGAGGCATGATTAAATTGTTCATTAATGGAACAATATGTTTGTAATTGGACTCATATTGGCAAAGGGGATAATGAGCATCCAGTAGTGAATTTGTTCTTAGGTAGAACAAAGTGTAAGGGGCTGGGTAAACAGCACAGGTGGGTGTTTTGCCTTTTGAAAACTGTTGGAAAAGGGGATGAAACCTGCTAAAAAACCATCCAGGAGCAATAATAATTCACATAGTTGTGTTTCATTCCCAGAAACATCCTGTCTGGCACTTTGCGGTCTCTGCCTGACCAGCCACAGTGACTGTAGCTACAACCAGTGTGATGCTGCAGATCTCCCAAGTCAATTATTTCCATAAATGACCTGCTGCTTTGAtagggaagatattttttaattgcttgcCTAACAAACTGCCTCATCCTGAGTCCCCTTTGGCTCGCACATGTTTACAAGAAACACTGGCACTGCCTTTCAAGCTGGATTTTACCTGCAGTGCTGTGGCAGGAGTGAAACCAGCAGCAGGGTAGCTTCTTGCATTGGAGAGTCACCTAAGGACTCTGAGGAGCCATAAAATACTGagatcctcctccttctccctcaccAACCAAGCAAGGCTGTGAAGTAATTTCTGATTTTACTGGGCATGTTTGAACTCCTCATCGCAGTTCAATGTAAAGATATTTAAGCAATTTGTAAGCAGGGTAAATTAGCCATGCTGTTGCATGTAGACTGTATCCAAGCTAGCTACATCATGCAAAGATAATTTTCACAATTGTTTTAACCTTTCGTGCACACATATATTTTCATCTCCTTCCTCAAGCTTACCACCCACACTGGACCTTCAAGCATATGCTTTCTGGATTGAAAGCTACACTTACTGGCACCCTGCCGCTGTGAGGTGAACCTAGAGAGATGCTTCCATCCTGAGTGAAGCTTTCATTCTGCTCCTCCTGACAAGACAGAGGGAGCAAATGAGGTCACCAGGCCATTGATGATCTTTTCAAAGCCTTTCCTCAATCTCCTCCAAGGAATGAAGGTAAGACAATCGACTACAAATAAAAGAGACTGGGGAAGTCCTGTTTTCTTGTGGAAAAACAGTGGGAAAACATACTCCTGGCCAAGTTGTGCACTGACTGTGTAACGTGAATGTTTCCTTAGACAGGAAGGTGGAAGAGCTGATATAGTGGGATGGAGAAAATCTGCAGTCATTCCTCTATAGTGGTAGCACATTTTCATCTCGTTCAGTCCAACCCACTGCATTGTGAAGGTTGTAATGAAAAGCCATTTGGAAGAAGGAGCTCGCACAAGGTAAAGGTCACAACAAGAGCTTGAGAATTAAGATAGTCAGGCTCTCCTGATTGCTCTGACCTGGCATCTCTAAAAATCTCTCAGTAATAAAGTACTAGAGCTCTTATATTTTCATGTCAACTACGACAGTGCACACTGATGAAGAGAAGACTGTTATTCCTTTGCCAACAGAAATCATGTTGCTGCGTTCTGTAGCCTCCAATTCCCCATTCTGAGAATAAAGGCTGCTCTTCTAAAATCTTCTAAGTTTATAAGGGTTCACGAATGGCATTGTTTTACTGGCAGCCGTCCACAGTacagtatttcattaaaaagctCTGCCGATGGAGAAcgtggatttttttattttgccagtTTCTATTTTCCCTGAAGTTCGGAGATACATCATCtcacaaaattaaatgttttcagaatgcATGTAAATGAGgcacacatttattttaatttctgatgaTACAATTTAAATCCAAACAGAGCTTTAAAAGCCTGAAATTTAGCTATAAACATTAATGGATATGGCTTGAATGTCCTCATTTAGAGCATTTTTCATTGAACATCAGTAACCAGGACAA
The DNA window shown above is from Phaenicophaeus curvirostris isolate KB17595 chromosome 18, BPBGC_Pcur_1.0, whole genome shotgun sequence and carries:
- the CHRNA4 gene encoding neuronal acetylcholine receptor subunit alpha-4; amino-acid sequence: MGFLWSKGNLLLLLCASIFPAFGYVETRAHAEERLLKKLFSGYNKWSRPVANISDVVLVRFGLSIAQLIDVDEKNQMMTTNVWVKQEWHDYKLRWDPQEYENVTSIRIPSELIWRPDIVLYNNADGDFAVTHLTKAHLFYDGRIKWMPPAIYKSSCSIDVTFFPFDQQNCTMKFGSWTYDKAKIDLVSMHSHVDQLDYWESGEWVIINAVGNYNSKKYECCTEIYPDITYSFIIRRLPLFYTINLIIPCLLISCLTVLVFYLPSECGEKITLCISVLLSLTVFLLLITEIIPSTSLVIPLIGEYLLFTMIFVTLSIIITVFVLNVHHRSPRTHTMPDWVRRIFLDIVPRLLFMKRPSTVKDNCKKLIESMHKITNTPRLWSETDLEPNFTTSSSPSPQSNEPSPTSSFCAHLEEPVKPQPICKSPSEQYSVLHPEPVQVTCSSPQPSCHPLSDTQTASISKGRSLSVQQMYSPNKAEEGSIRCRSRSIQYCYLQEDSSQTNGQSTGSPASQRCQLNEEQPQHKPPQCKCKCKKSEAAGKPAQGSKSHSAKEQHLLLMSPAMKLAVEGVHYIADHLQAEDADFSVKEDWKYVAMVIDRIFLWMFIIVCLLGTVGLFLPPWLAGMI